The following proteins are co-located in the Pedobacter sp. FW305-3-2-15-E-R2A2 genome:
- a CDS encoding ABC-three component system protein — translation MTTQEKALARTLFKLKIHESDGGKYENIFTAIMNYEALSFQQIKPWGNIGDRKNDGYIPNKEIYFQVYAPEDIRNNYPVVITKLDTDFKGLLKQWPNVREFYFVINDKYHGVNADSEKALASIIRKNKLNNGGFITSKDLENKLFKLTDDQIITITGFLPDTNSITNLDFSVLSEVVGYIMKLPIIPVLEKIEFPDWDEKIKFNKLSPFTKNYLEIGVQKLGALNQFISNQGFLEDSLQEQLSGLYQNLKTPFNKETEEEYPGDLVFWEMVKQCSPRNEAHFESAVITILAKYFESCDIFEKNPDLTYNGTTK, via the coding sequence ATGACTACTCAGGAAAAAGCTTTAGCGAGAACGCTATTTAAACTCAAAATTCATGAGTCAGATGGCGGTAAATACGAAAATATTTTCACCGCTATTATGAATTATGAAGCGCTTTCATTTCAGCAGATTAAACCCTGGGGCAATATTGGGGATAGAAAAAATGACGGATATATTCCCAATAAAGAGATATACTTTCAAGTGTACGCTCCAGAAGATATTAGGAATAATTATCCAGTAGTCATCACAAAATTAGATACAGACTTTAAAGGCTTATTGAAACAGTGGCCAAATGTCAGGGAGTTTTATTTTGTTATCAATGATAAATATCACGGTGTAAATGCAGATAGTGAAAAAGCCTTAGCCAGTATTATAAGGAAGAATAAACTGAATAATGGTGGATTTATAACTTCAAAAGATTTAGAAAACAAGTTATTTAAATTGACTGATGATCAAATCATAACGATTACAGGTTTTTTGCCAGACACCAATAGCATCACTAATTTGGATTTTTCAGTACTTTCTGAAGTTGTTGGCTATATTATGAAATTACCGATTATTCCTGTTCTGGAAAAAATTGAATTTCCAGATTGGGATGAAAAGATTAAATTCAATAAACTAAGTCCTTTTACTAAAAATTATTTAGAGATAGGAGTGCAAAAATTAGGAGCTCTAAATCAGTTTATATCAAATCAGGGCTTTTTGGAGGATTCCCTTCAAGAGCAGCTTTCCGGCCTATATCAGAACTTAAAGACACCTTTTAATAAAGAAACTGAGGAAGAGTATCCTGGCGATTTAGTTTTTTGGGAAATGGTCAAGCAATGCTCACCTAGAAATGAAGCTCATTTTGAATCCGCGGTCATTACTATCCTTGCAAAATATTTTGAATCTTGTGACATTTTTGAAAAAAATCCTGATCTAACATACAATGGTACTACCAAGTAA
- a CDS encoding DUF6266 family protein — protein sequence MAKAPNGPLGALNGKLHNLVFYMLNGQPVVRMIGDPGKPSRNQLANRQAMSVTMEMVSRISEFTNVSFELEARGTVRNAHNLATSYIKKHALKGEYPNISVDYSKVILSNGNLPGANNLKIEKKEKGVLVSWDPSGQYNDTVMILLYHPLEKTAMSVINACRRDAGSYFIDLYEQRVEEPIEAYICFKSANGKAISDSAYIGNLNGEVESKEKQQEKQKYALVKQRFDVLEADYLKQMADNYGNPVNTKAFRNLEMEYEVLKYKLANLPGKPS from the coding sequence ATGGCAAAAGCACCAAATGGCCCTCTGGGGGCGTTAAATGGAAAATTACACAACCTGGTTTTTTACATGCTGAACGGACAGCCTGTTGTTCGTATGATCGGCGATCCGGGTAAACCAAGCAGGAATCAGCTGGCCAACCGTCAGGCGATGTCTGTGACGATGGAAATGGTGAGCAGGATCTCTGAGTTTACCAATGTCAGCTTTGAGCTGGAAGCAAGAGGAACGGTACGAAATGCCCATAACCTCGCGACTTCTTATATTAAAAAACATGCTTTAAAAGGGGAATACCCAAATATTTCTGTGGATTACAGTAAGGTCATACTCAGCAATGGTAATTTACCAGGTGCAAATAATCTTAAAATCGAAAAGAAGGAAAAAGGAGTATTGGTGAGCTGGGATCCGAGTGGTCAGTACAACGACACGGTGATGATTCTTCTTTATCACCCGCTGGAAAAAACGGCAATGTCTGTGATTAATGCCTGCAGGAGAGATGCCGGGAGTTATTTTATCGATTTGTACGAGCAGCGGGTTGAGGAACCGATAGAAGCCTATATCTGCTTTAAATCCGCCAATGGCAAGGCCATTTCAGACAGTGCTTATATTGGAAATTTGAACGGGGAAGTAGAAAGTAAGGAAAAACAGCAGGAGAAACAGAAATATGCGCTGGTAAAGCAGCGGTTTGATGTACTGGAGGCCGATTATTTAAAACAAATGGCAGATAATTACGGAAATCCCGTCAATACTAAAGCCTTCCGGAATCTGGAAATGGAATACGAGGTGCTGAAGTATAAACTGGCAAATCTTCCAGGGAAACCAAGCTAA
- a CDS encoding DUF2326 domain-containing protein — protein sequence MQLISLESNHSSFRPVIFKNRTGLNFIVARQSANNQSSDKTFNGVGKSLLVALIHFCLGSSKKDSLKKHLPGWSFTLTFIIDGVQYVTSRSTDNQTKINLDGVAVKLVEFNNKFGDLIFDIPEDVSQLSFRSLLPFFIRPRRGSYTSFNNPNVVNNDFQILITNSFLLGLNVHLAEEKFKLRKEKERIRNLVNELSNDHLLKDFFIGNRDVSLATQDLEDKVKYLESDLQKFRIAEDYYDIKKEADRIKKELENTQNQIVLIQNQILNIEESRKISPDIKKENIERIYKEASVILADGALKKLTELEQFYKHLTINREKRLIDQKDLLTRELKTLSNHFEALKNDFDKNLKYLDTHHALDVFVKLTNKLADLKSEKDKLTRYDELLKEYHKSKLKIEKDFIEATDETDKYIAEFENVIKALRDFFRELTKRFYPKSAAGITVYNNDGDNQLRYDFDAKIEADASDGINSVKIFCYDLTLLLKGFGHKMQVVFHDSRLLDGIDPRQVAELFKTLRNYILPGNKQYILTINQNHLDEMKQYLSEDDYKSVVLDSICHELEDDSASGKLLGIQVDMTYD from the coding sequence ATGCAACTGATCTCTCTTGAATCCAATCATAGCAGTTTTAGGCCAGTAATCTTTAAAAACCGCACTGGTTTGAATTTTATAGTCGCAAGACAGTCGGCAAATAACCAAAGTAGCGATAAGACATTTAATGGCGTAGGAAAATCTCTGTTAGTAGCATTGATTCATTTCTGTTTGGGTTCAAGTAAAAAGGACTCACTTAAAAAGCACTTACCTGGCTGGAGTTTCACGCTGACTTTTATTATAGATGGAGTTCAATACGTTACATCCAGGTCTACTGACAATCAAACTAAGATTAATTTGGATGGAGTGGCGGTAAAACTGGTCGAATTCAATAATAAATTTGGGGATCTAATTTTTGATATACCAGAGGATGTCAGTCAGTTGTCATTTAGAAGCCTGCTTCCCTTTTTTATCCGTCCCAGACGTGGCTCCTATACATCCTTCAACAATCCAAATGTTGTAAACAATGACTTTCAGATTTTAATAACGAATTCTTTCCTTTTGGGGCTAAACGTTCATTTAGCAGAGGAGAAATTTAAGCTGAGAAAAGAAAAAGAGCGAATCCGAAACTTAGTTAATGAATTGAGTAATGATCATTTGCTGAAGGATTTTTTTATTGGCAATAGAGATGTTTCTTTAGCAACACAGGATCTGGAGGATAAAGTAAAATACCTTGAATCAGATTTGCAAAAATTTAGAATTGCTGAAGACTATTATGATATAAAAAAAGAAGCCGACAGAATAAAGAAAGAATTGGAGAACACTCAAAATCAAATCGTGTTGATACAAAACCAAATTCTAAATATTGAAGAGAGTCGAAAAATCTCCCCTGACATCAAAAAGGAGAATATTGAACGGATATATAAAGAAGCCTCCGTTATTCTAGCCGACGGCGCATTGAAAAAATTAACCGAATTGGAACAATTCTATAAACACTTAACAATAAATAGAGAAAAGAGACTAATTGACCAAAAAGACTTATTAACGAGAGAACTAAAAACACTTTCTAATCATTTTGAAGCATTAAAAAATGATTTTGATAAAAATCTAAAATATCTTGATACTCATCATGCTCTAGATGTTTTTGTTAAGCTAACAAATAAGTTGGCTGATCTCAAAAGCGAGAAGGATAAATTAACAAGATATGATGAACTGCTAAAAGAATATCACAAGTCAAAACTTAAAATCGAGAAAGACTTTATTGAAGCAACGGATGAAACTGACAAATATATTGCCGAATTTGAAAACGTCATAAAGGCACTTAGAGATTTCTTTAGGGAATTAACCAAAAGATTTTATCCCAAGTCGGCGGCTGGTATAACAGTCTACAATAATGACGGAGACAACCAATTAAGATATGATTTTGATGCAAAAATAGAAGCAGATGCCTCTGACGGGATCAATAGCGTTAAAATATTCTGCTATGATTTAACCTTACTTCTAAAAGGATTTGGGCACAAAATGCAGGTTGTATTTCACGATAGCAGGTTATTGGATGGTATCGATCCAAGACAAGTGGCTGAATTATTCAAAACCTTGAGAAACTACATACTCCCTGGCAATAAACAATATATACTTACAATAAATCAAAATCATTTAGATGAAATGAAACAATATCTATCTGAAGATGATTATAAATCCGTCGTATTGGACAGCATTTGCCATGAACTTGAAGATGACTCAGCTTCCGGTAAACTTTTAGGAATCCAGGTGGATATGACCTATGATTAA
- a CDS encoding RagB/SusD family nutrient uptake outer membrane protein produces MKKINLYILLLAVLSTLASCKKFLDEKPDKKLLVPKSLEDYQTLLDGNFELNLSSNIAAFVSSDDYSLSADAYNRLSVEGRNLYTWQDKSFSDVNGNDWSSSYTQVFIANVSIEGTEKIGKTGFNEQSWNNVRGSALFFRGRAFFEAALNWAKAYDPASAMTDPGIPLTMTSDFNVKTTRPNVQETYNRILNDLKQAADLLPANAAHNIRPSKAAAYAYLSRVYLAMRDYPNAGKYADAALQLNNQLIDYADLDNTEFYPLPGITNPEIIMFFSMEVSFTPEIDQSLYDLYPNNDYRKTVFFEENRDGSMGFKGSYDGSYAYFTGVATDEMYLNRAESAARANKVNDAMDDLNTLLKKRIKDFIPLTATDQSAALRLILKERRKELVLRGTRWMDLKRLNKEPEFALTLKRSGGSQEYVLPPNDPKYALPIPDQIIRKSGIAQNVR; encoded by the coding sequence ATGAAAAAGATTAATTTATATATACTGTTACTGGCCGTCCTTAGTACACTTGCTTCCTGTAAGAAATTTCTGGATGAAAAACCGGATAAAAAGCTGCTGGTGCCAAAATCGTTGGAAGATTATCAAACGCTTTTAGATGGTAATTTTGAACTGAACCTGTCCTCTAACATTGCTGCATTTGTCAGTTCAGACGATTATTCCTTAAGCGCTGATGCTTACAACCGTCTCAGTGTGGAAGGACGTAATTTATACACCTGGCAGGACAAAAGCTTCTCCGATGTTAATGGTAACGACTGGTCTTCCAGTTATACGCAAGTGTTTATTGCCAATGTTTCTATTGAAGGAACCGAAAAGATTGGCAAGACTGGCTTTAATGAGCAAAGCTGGAACAATGTAAGAGGCTCGGCCTTATTCTTCCGTGGAAGGGCATTTTTTGAGGCTGCTTTGAACTGGGCGAAAGCCTATGACCCTGCTTCCGCAATGACTGATCCGGGAATTCCATTAACGATGACTTCCGATTTTAATGTGAAAACAACAAGGCCAAATGTGCAGGAGACCTACAACAGGATCTTAAATGACCTGAAACAGGCCGCAGATTTATTGCCGGCAAATGCAGCACATAATATCCGTCCTTCAAAGGCAGCAGCCTATGCTTATTTATCAAGGGTATACCTGGCGATGCGCGATTATCCGAATGCCGGAAAGTACGCTGATGCTGCTTTACAGCTGAATAATCAACTGATTGATTATGCAGATTTGGACAACACCGAGTTTTATCCTTTGCCGGGAATCACCAATCCGGAAATTATCATGTTTTTCTCAATGGAAGTCTCATTTACACCTGAGATTGATCAGTCTTTATATGATTTGTACCCGAATAATGATTACAGGAAGACGGTTTTCTTTGAAGAAAACAGGGATGGATCGATGGGTTTTAAAGGAAGTTACGATGGCAGTTATGCCTACTTCACAGGAGTGGCAACAGACGAAATGTACCTGAACAGGGCAGAGTCGGCTGCAAGAGCAAATAAAGTGAACGACGCGATGGACGACCTGAATACCCTGCTAAAAAAACGAATCAAAGATTTTATTCCGCTAACAGCTACTGATCAATCAGCAGCGCTGCGGTTAATTCTGAAGGAAAGAAGAAAGGAACTGGTGCTTAGGGGAACGCGATGGATGGATTTAAAACGTCTGAATAAAGAACCTGAATTTGCCCTGACTTTAAAGCGCAGTGGCGGAAGTCAGGAATATGTTTTACCACCAAATGATCCGAAATATGCACTGCCTATTCCCGATCAGATCATCAGGAAGTCTGGAATAGCACAAAATGTAAGGTAA
- a CDS encoding YwbE family protein, whose translation MDGKNRKDIYPGLEVDIILKKDQRSGKLTRGIVANLLTSSAFHSRGIKVRLEDGQVGRVAEIVED comes from the coding sequence ATGGACGGAAAGAATAGAAAAGACATTTACCCGGGATTAGAAGTAGACATCATCCTGAAAAAAGACCAGAGAAGCGGAAAGTTAACAAGAGGCATCGTTGCCAATTTGCTCACTTCTTCTGCTTTTCATTCCAGAGGAATTAAAGTTCGCCTGGAAGATGGTCAGGTAGGGCGTGTGGCTGAAATTGTAGAAGATTAA
- a CDS encoding DUF4834 family protein, producing MAFLKFLFIAFLVLYILRLIFRLIFPMVLKNMFSKVQQQAENQSRQRNSRPEGAISIDYMPPQPKGGRTDKLGDFVDYEEVK from the coding sequence ATGGCATTTTTAAAATTTCTTTTTATCGCTTTTTTAGTACTCTATATCCTTCGGTTGATTTTCCGTCTGATATTTCCAATGGTACTAAAAAATATGTTTAGCAAGGTTCAGCAACAAGCTGAAAACCAGTCGAGACAACGCAACAGCAGACCTGAAGGAGCTATTTCTATTGATTATATGCCTCCCCAGCCTAAAGGCGGGAGAACAGATAAACTAGGCGATTTCGTAGACTATGAAGAGGTAAAATAA
- the uvrB gene encoding excinuclease ABC subunit UvrB: MKFQLVSDYKPTGDQPSAIKQLVEGVNNEENYQTLLGVTGSGKTFTIANVIQQTQKPTLILSHNKTLAAQLYGEFKQFFPENAVNYFVSYYDYYQPEAFMPSTNTYIEKDLSINEEIEKLRLRTTSALMSGRRDVIVVSSISCIYGMGNPEDFSRSVFRFAVGTRISRNSFLHSLVEILYARTINEFKRGTFRVKGDTVDIFPAYLDNAYRISFFGDDIEELSVIDPVTGKTLEKLEDMAIYPANLFVTPKDRFTSSIWGIQEELEIRKNQLIGDRQVLEAKRLEERVNFDIEMMKELGYCSGIENYSRFFDGRSPGMRPFCLLDYFPDDYLMVIDESHVTVPQIRAMYGGDRSRKMSLVEYGFRLPSALDNRPLNFDEFESLAPQTIYVSATPADYELQKTEGVVIEQVIRPTGLLDPLIEIRPAVNQVDDLLDQIDKTIKMGDRILVTTLTKRMAEELAKYMDRLNIKCRYIHSEVKTLERVEILRGLRLGEFDVLIGINLLREGLDLPEVSLVAILDADKEGFLRSDRALIQTIGRAARNDRGRVIMYADNITDSMERTISETNRRRARQIEYNLEHGITPKTVGKSREAILEQTSVLDFSGNAARAKAYVEVDEVSMAADPIVQFMTKPEMQKSIDKTRKDMAKAAKEMDFLMAARLRDEMFAMEKVFEERFSK, from the coding sequence ATGAAATTTCAACTTGTATCAGACTATAAGCCAACAGGAGACCAGCCCAGTGCCATCAAACAACTGGTAGAAGGGGTAAATAACGAAGAAAATTATCAGACATTGCTAGGCGTAACAGGCTCTGGTAAAACTTTTACCATAGCCAACGTTATTCAACAAACTCAAAAACCAACCTTAATTCTGAGTCATAATAAAACATTGGCGGCACAGCTTTACGGGGAGTTTAAACAGTTTTTTCCGGAAAATGCGGTCAACTATTTCGTTTCCTATTACGATTATTATCAGCCTGAGGCATTTATGCCCAGTACGAATACCTATATAGAAAAAGACCTGAGCATCAACGAAGAAATCGAGAAGCTAAGACTACGCACTACTTCGGCATTAATGTCCGGCCGTAGAGATGTCATTGTCGTTTCTTCCATTTCCTGCATCTATGGTATGGGAAATCCGGAAGATTTCTCCAGATCAGTTTTCCGTTTTGCGGTAGGTACCAGAATCTCCAGAAATAGCTTTTTACACAGTCTGGTAGAGATTTTATATGCCCGTACCATCAATGAATTTAAGCGGGGAACATTCCGGGTTAAAGGAGATACCGTAGATATTTTTCCAGCTTACCTGGACAATGCCTACCGCATTTCTTTCTTTGGGGATGATATTGAAGAGTTAAGTGTAATCGATCCGGTAACCGGGAAAACCCTGGAGAAACTGGAAGATATGGCCATTTATCCGGCAAACTTGTTCGTGACACCAAAAGACCGTTTTACCTCTTCCATCTGGGGGATTCAGGAAGAACTGGAGATCCGCAAAAATCAATTGATTGGCGATCGACAGGTTCTGGAAGCCAAAAGATTGGAAGAAAGGGTGAACTTTGATATTGAAATGATGAAAGAACTGGGCTATTGCTCAGGAATTGAAAATTATTCCCGCTTCTTTGATGGCCGTTCTCCTGGAATGCGCCCCTTCTGTTTGCTGGATTATTTTCCAGACGATTACCTGATGGTGATCGATGAAAGCCACGTAACGGTACCTCAAATCCGCGCCATGTATGGTGGAGACAGGTCACGTAAAATGTCCTTGGTAGAATATGGTTTCCGACTGCCTTCCGCATTGGACAACCGACCTTTAAATTTCGATGAATTCGAAAGCCTTGCGCCACAAACCATTTATGTAAGTGCAACTCCGGCGGATTATGAATTGCAGAAAACCGAAGGTGTGGTCATTGAACAGGTCATCCGGCCTACAGGTTTACTGGATCCGCTGATTGAAATCAGACCTGCCGTAAACCAGGTGGATGATTTGCTGGATCAGATTGATAAAACAATCAAAATGGGCGATAGGATCCTGGTGACTACACTGACCAAAAGAATGGCAGAGGAACTCGCAAAATATATGGACCGCCTAAACATAAAATGTCGCTACATTCACTCTGAGGTGAAAACGCTGGAAAGGGTGGAAATCCTCCGTGGACTTCGCCTGGGTGAATTTGATGTGTTGATCGGGATCAACTTACTAAGGGAAGGACTGGATTTACCGGAAGTTTCACTGGTAGCAATTTTGGATGCAGATAAAGAAGGATTCCTTCGTTCAGACCGGGCGCTGATTCAGACGATCGGAAGGGCTGCCAGGAACGACAGGGGAAGAGTAATCATGTATGCTGACAACATCACGGACTCGATGGAGAGAACAATTTCTGAAACCAACAGACGCCGCGCCCGACAAATTGAATACAATTTAGAGCATGGCATCACACCTAAAACAGTGGGCAAGAGCAGGGAAGCGATATTGGAACAGACTTCAGTATTGGATTTCTCTGGTAATGCGGCAAGAGCCAAGGCTTATGTAGAGGTGGATGAAGTAAGTATGGCTGCAGATCCTATTGTGCAGTTCATGACGAAGCCCGAAATGCAGAAGTCAATTGATAAAACACGTAAGGACATGGCAAAGGCGGCAAAAGAAATGGATTTCCTAATGGCGGCAAGATTACGTGATGAAATGTTTGCCATGGAAAAAGTATTTGAAGAAAGATTTAGTAAATAA
- a CDS encoding family 20 glycosylhydrolase, which yields MRKNILLASLIFLATVLTLAIPVVGLASTNEAKPTNPDLIPLPVKVENRAGVFKLKSSTRLISADAYKDITELFAAMVKMPTGYSLLRSGQGKDGIHFNINSTYNKLIGEEGYVLDVKPSGVNIQANKPAGLFYGIQTLMQLLPRTIESSAKVNDQNWTIPCVKITDYPRFAWRGLMLDVSRHFFPKELVKKYINQLAKYKMNVFHWHLTDDQGWRIEIKSLPKLTSVGAWRAPRMGLWWSRKPQAAGEIASYGGYYTQEEVKEIVAYASKRFVTILPEIDVPGHSLAALAAYPELSCSGGPFSVNVGNNFPEKKENALCPGNEQSFEFMDKVIGEVAALFPGRYIHIGGDECDKGAWKDCVKCKKRMEVEKLKSVEELQSYFIKRMEKMVQARGKKLMGWDEILEGGLAPEATVMSWRGMKGGIDAAKMNHHVVMTPTDNCYLDLYQGDPAVEPPTYSMLTLRNCYNFDPVPKEVLNPALILGGQGSLWTESVPSYRHAEYMTWPRAFALAEALWSPKELKNWENFIPRMEGHMARYDFSNTNYARSIYDPVIRPVKDSVNKTFQIALDTELKNLEVYYTFDGTYPDKFSAAYKAPLSIPLGADLFRVLTYRNGKPIGKMISVSIPDLEKRLEK from the coding sequence ATGAGAAAGAATATACTATTGGCAAGCCTGATTTTCCTGGCTACTGTATTGACATTAGCGATACCAGTTGTTGGTTTGGCTTCCACAAACGAAGCTAAGCCAACAAATCCGGACTTGATTCCTTTACCTGTCAAAGTAGAGAACCGGGCAGGTGTTTTCAAATTGAAAAGTAGTACCAGGTTGATTTCAGCGGATGCCTATAAGGATATCACGGAATTATTTGCTGCCATGGTAAAAATGCCGACAGGGTATTCCCTGCTCCGCTCTGGCCAGGGAAAAGATGGCATTCATTTTAATATCAACAGCACTTATAATAAACTGATCGGCGAAGAAGGATATGTGCTGGATGTGAAACCTTCGGGAGTTAACATTCAGGCAAATAAACCAGCTGGGCTTTTTTATGGCATACAGACCCTGATGCAGTTGCTGCCCAGAACAATTGAAAGTTCGGCAAAAGTTAATGATCAAAACTGGACGATACCTTGTGTGAAAATTACCGATTATCCAAGATTTGCCTGGAGAGGGTTGATGCTGGATGTAAGTCGCCATTTCTTTCCAAAGGAGCTGGTTAAAAAGTACATCAATCAGCTCGCAAAGTATAAAATGAATGTTTTTCACTGGCACCTGACCGACGATCAGGGATGGCGTATAGAAATCAAGAGCCTGCCTAAACTCACTAGTGTGGGGGCATGGAGAGCGCCGCGAATGGGGCTATGGTGGAGCCGGAAACCTCAGGCAGCTGGTGAAATTGCCAGCTATGGAGGGTATTATACTCAGGAAGAGGTTAAAGAAATTGTCGCTTATGCGAGTAAGCGGTTTGTGACGATATTACCTGAAATTGATGTACCCGGACATAGCCTCGCTGCCCTGGCAGCTTATCCTGAATTGTCATGTAGCGGAGGCCCGTTTAGCGTAAATGTTGGCAATAACTTTCCTGAGAAGAAAGAGAATGCGCTATGCCCGGGAAATGAGCAGAGCTTTGAATTTATGGATAAAGTAATCGGAGAGGTCGCTGCACTCTTTCCGGGCCGGTATATCCATATTGGAGGAGATGAATGTGATAAAGGGGCTTGGAAAGACTGTGTGAAGTGTAAAAAGAGAATGGAAGTCGAAAAGCTTAAATCGGTGGAGGAACTGCAGAGTTATTTCATCAAGCGCATGGAAAAGATGGTTCAGGCCAGAGGTAAAAAACTAATGGGTTGGGATGAGATTCTGGAAGGCGGTCTGGCTCCTGAAGCAACTGTAATGTCCTGGAGGGGAATGAAGGGAGGGATTGATGCAGCTAAGATGAATCACCATGTGGTCATGACTCCCACCGATAATTGTTACCTGGATCTTTACCAGGGAGACCCCGCTGTTGAACCACCTACTTACTCGATGCTTACACTGCGCAATTGCTATAATTTTGATCCTGTTCCAAAAGAAGTGCTGAACCCTGCATTGATTCTGGGAGGGCAAGGTAGTCTTTGGACAGAGTCTGTTCCCAGTTATCGCCATGCAGAGTATATGACCTGGCCCCGGGCATTTGCTTTAGCAGAAGCATTATGGTCGCCAAAAGAACTAAAAAACTGGGAGAATTTTATTCCGAGAATGGAAGGTCATATGGCACGTTATGACTTTTCAAACACGAACTATGCAAGGAGTATATACGATCCTGTGATCAGGCCTGTTAAAGACAGCGTCAATAAAACTTTTCAAATTGCATTGGATACGGAGTTGAAAAACCTGGAGGTGTATTATACTTTCGACGGCACCTACCCGGATAAATTTTCAGCCGCATATAAAGCACCATTAAGCATTCCTTTGGGAGCAGATTTGTTCCGGGTTTTAACTTACAGAAATGGAAAGCCCATTGGAAAAATGATCTCGGTAAGCATTCCGGATCTGGAAAAACGCCTGGAAAAATAG